A segment of the Lycium barbarum isolate Lr01 chromosome 7, ASM1917538v2, whole genome shotgun sequence genome:
TAggggcttaatacccagatggacccttaaacttggcatgttttgtaagataagcatataaacttataaggtgaccagatagacacttaaacttactcaaagtgtatttttcaagtttttcagttgttttgaaaacaaaaactatatttttcaaacactcacaattttcatggccaaacaaaccctaaatatatcacaattttttttttaaaaatgcaaaaataaggcaaacgcatatacatgagactataaatgtgcacttaaaccaataaatactcgctaatcgcaattttgcagctttcaattaactcggttttttttttacacttgaataattaaaaaacaataactttaaccaataaaaatccttaaaaaaagaaatttcaaattaagaaatttcttttttttaaggattttcttctcggctttacagttttcttaatttgaaatttcttttacacttgaaatgctgaacttagaaatttcttaatttgaaatttctttttttaaggatttttattggttaaagttattgttttttaattattcaagtgtaaaaaaaaaaacgagttaattgaaagctgcaaaattgcgattagcgagtatttattggtttaagtgcacatttatagtctcatgtatatgcgtttgccttatttttgcattttaaaaaaaatattttgtaatatatttagggcttgtttggccatgaaaattgtgagtgtttgaaaaatatagtttttgttttcaaaacaactgaaaaacttgaaaaatacactttgagtaagtttaagtgtctatctggtcaccttataagtttatatgtctatcttacaaaacatgtcaagtttaagggtccatctaggtattaagccctTGAATAGGCAAAGAAAGAGTAAGAATAAGAACCGTGGTTAGTTTTTATTATTAACAAATAAATGGTACCGTCAATATTGTTGTCGTACCAAAATTAAATTGAAGTCAAACCTTAGACCGTAAGGCTTCATTTTTTACAAATTTCTTAATGAAAGGCTAGAACTAAAGTGGTTGAACGAAGGTGTATAGATCGTATCTTGGATATGCTTCACAAAAAAAATCCAGCTTCAATAAGATTGATATACTTAATTTTATAGCCACAAAAATATCATGCTACATTAACAATCATAAATTTCAAAGAGTTTACGTATGCAAATGTCATGGCAGTTGAAAACTAAAATTTCAAACATCTTTTCTTTATTAAACTCCAACCCAATTAAACAAAATCACATAAAATGCGTGTATTAGCTCACaggaacaaaaataaaaaatccatACAACATAGTAGAACTTCACTAAGGTAGGTACACCGAAATTAAGTAGAGTATTTCTATATAGTATCTCTACAATATTTGTTTGATAAGATAATTCCATAAATAAACAAACAAATAATAAATAAACATATGTCTTGGCTGTCACTTAGCTTTTGAGTTACCATCACTTTCCAACAACTTCCATAAATAAACAAACAAATATGTCAACCTTCTGTTTCCAGCTCAATACGCGTATCAATTCATCCACTTCTTAGTTTTTACCTCTTTCAAGCCCACAACTTTGTTACAGTATGAACCTTCCTATTTCCTTCTTCAACCCCAACCCCACTGGAGGGGGGTGGGGTATAAACCCTTATAAAACCCCACCTAGCTATCCAACTCTAAATCATCCAACAAACTTTGAAAAATCTCAAATCTTGAAATCTTAAGAACTAAAGATGGCTTATTTTTCTTGTACTAAGTTACTATTTGTGATATGTGTTATGGTTAGTGCTTTTGGTGTTGCAATTGGAGGTAAATTCAATGAAGAATTTGAAATAACATGGGGTGATGGCAGAGCAAAAATACTCAATAATGGAGACCTTTTAACTCTATCACTTGATAGAATATCTGGTTCTGGTTTTCAATCAAAGAATGAATATCTCTTTGGTAAAATAGACATGCAGCTCAAACTTGTCCCTAACAACTCTGCTGGCACTGTCACTGCTTACTATGTAagtcttatttttttttcctataaCATTTTTGAGCTAGCTAGATTATATACTGTTTATTGAGGTGAAATGAAACTGATTTATTTTTTGAATCTTATTGCAGTTGTCATCACAAGGACCAACACATGATGAGATAGATTTTGAGTTCTTGGGGAATTTAAGTGGTGATCCTTATACTTTGCACACAAATGTATTTAGTCAAGGCAAAGGTGACAGAGAGCAGCAGTTTCATCTATGGTTTGATCCAACTGCTGATTTCCACACCTATTCCATCACCTGGAATCCACAACGCATCATGTAAGTAATTAAAGATTCAAACTTTCTTCAAAATTTACACTCTTTTGAATCAATCTTGAATTGGGCTCCTCTTGTTTTTTTCAAAAAGTGTCAATCTTGACTTGGGGTTCTCTTGTTTCCTAAAAGTTTCAATCTTGACTTGGGGTTCACTTGCTATTTTTAGAAAGTTTCAATCTTGACTTGGGGTTCTCTTGTTTTTTTAGGAAGTTTCAATCTTGACTTGGGATTCTCTTGTTTTTTTTATAAAGTGTCAATATTAATTTGGGGTTCTCTTGTCTTTGTGGTTGAACAGATTTTGTGTGGATGGAACACCAATTAGAGAATACAAGAATGCAGAACCAATTGGAGTGTCATATCCCAAAAACCAACCAATGAGGATATACTCAAGTCTATGGGATGCAGATGATTGGGCAACAAGAGGGGGACTTGTGAAAACTGATTGGAGTCAAGCACCTTTTAGTGCTTCATACAGAAACTTCAATGCAAATGCTTGTATTCCCAATTCTCCATCTTCATCTTGCAATTCTAATTCTGCAACTTCAACAAGCAATTCATGGTTGAATGAAGAGTTGGATAACACAAGCCAAGAAAGGCTGAAATGGGTGCAGAAGAATTATATGGTTTATAATTACTGCACTGATACTAAGAGGTTTCCACAAGGATTTCCAGCAGACTGTTCAAAATAACTGAGCATTTAATATAGTAGTATTCTttatttgtgatctgtataagCTATTGTAatgattcttttatttttttgaagaTTAGAAACAGTTTTGAGTAATGAAAATGATATATTCTTTTATAAGCATACCATTAATATAGTAGTATTCTTTTATTTGTGATCTCTATAAGCTATTGTAATGATTCTTTTATTGTTTTGAAGATTAGAAACAGTTGAGTAATAAAAATGATACGAGTATATTCTTTTATAAGCATATCATAAATTTGTTTTGTTTATATATTCTTTTATAAGCATATCATAAATCTGTTTTGTTTATTGTTTTCTTTCATACTTCAATTAAGAGCTAATTTGCATATTGATTTCTTTTATAACATCAGAGTGTGAGAGCTTTTATCTGAAACCTTTTACACAAATGTATGTTCCATAAACAGCTCATTCTAATCACCAATTACAAGATACTACATGAAGGTTCATAGCCTATTTTACTAACTTCTGTGACAATATTACCATTGTTTGAACCCTCAAAGAACAATAAGGATATATACATCATTTAAATCCTTAGCACTTGATATAGGTTCAAATCGCAATTAGATTAGACCATTATACTCATTTGTTTCAAAAGCACTCATAAAGTGATTTTGAAATTGAATCTCCTCTCATTAAATTGCCACCATTTAAATAGACCTACAAGAGGGAGACTCATCAAGACTGATTCGAGCCAACCTCCATTGACTGGTTTCACATAGTATGTTTGCAGGGAGAAAAAACTGAAAAAGATATGTTGGCCACTTTTTGGCAAAACCAACCCCATCAAACATAAAGTTCTACAAAATACAACTTCCCGGTACACATTCTGGTGGGAATAACAATTACCCAGAGTAGTTGAGGCGTGCTCAAGTTGACCCGAACCACACCATTGTTGATAAAAGGATCTATAAAGTGTCTTGTTCTTGTAACCTACCATCATTTTCTCTCATACCAGTTAAACCTACAAAATACAACTTCCTGATACACATTCTGGTGGGAATAACAATTACACAGAGTAGTTGAGGCGTGCTCAAGTTGACCCGAATCAAACCATTGCAAACAAAAGGACCTATAAAGTGTCTTGTTCTCGGAAGCTACCATCATTTTCTTTCATATCAGTTAATCAACCATCATTTTTGGCACTAAAAATGGCAATGGAGAGAGAACAACACCCATAATGTAAGTTAAACACTCAAATGCAAAGCCAATCAGCATCCTTTTAATCATATAAGTTCATATAGAATTCAACACACAGGAGTTCTTGAAAGCATATTTCCCTTGGGTCTGCATACTACTACATTACATCTTGAAACAGATAAAGACAGTGAGCACAATGGAGTTAACAATGAGCGTTAAAAGTGAATACTGTACAGGCTTCTGTACATGAAAAAAACAACACTAAAATTCCACTAATCCCTCGGAAAATATACTATGCAGCATCGAAACCTAATTACTCGGGCCTTCATGACCACGGCCTTGTGAATAGTTATTCAAATGGTCGATGGTTAAGTCTAAATGCCCTACCGTTTCCAAACCAGATATTATTCCTCATCCAGTTCCACAAGCTGTGCACGCCTCTCAGCTGCCTTCTTCCGGACAAAGAAACCCCACCTCATTGCAGCCTTAATTTTCAGCCAACCCACAACAGCTTTTCCTGAGCGTGTACGGTCCTCATCATAACTAAAACCAGGAGATGGCGAAGGCATGAAAGATGGGAAACCATATCCATCTTCAGCCACATTGACAGAGTGATGGCCTCCCATGCTGAAAAGTCTCAGCAAATGTTGCATATCATCATTCTCAAGAATTTCATTGCTTCTCATTCGGATTTCCTCCTCAGACAAGAATTCGTCAAAAGGATTAAGATTGTTTTGTGTCTGGAATGAAGATGGTTGTGGAGGACCAAGAGCCAGGCCAACATTGCTGTCATATCTCGTATTTTGGAGCTGATGAGTGCTGGTTATTTGCTGCTGAGGCgcaaatggagtgctctcaaactGTGAGCGAGGATTAGAATTCATCATAGGACTTTGGGAAGGCATCCTAGCAACCATGCTGTCATTATAACCTGAACCTGTTACACCAAATAAAAAGATGACAGCATTATGACATTGAAAGCGCAGGGGAAAGAGAGAAATAGAGAGCATAACTATAGGACCATAATGCACAATCATATCTCCTACACACCAAAGCTCTCgtctttctgtttttttttttttcatccaaaatatTAGACTTATCTTTCAGTTCGATACTCAACAGTCTCATCACGCTATTTTACTTCTGTACATTTTTTACAAGTCTCTTGAGAACTTAACATATGCCCCAACAGGAAGTAAAACAACAACATAaacttcttcttcctcctcttcttgtgGATAAGGAACAAAAATATAAGAGCTACTAAAATTGTCTCGAGAAAATTTATTAATAAAATCACAAAGAAAACTGACTATTTGgtacataatattcacaaaagaTTATTACTGAAAGTCTCAGTCATCCTTATTGCATATTTAGGTCTATGATATTCGCGTTCTTCCCcattacctttcttttttctttcaatttattTCATCCTTCAGAGTAGCCACCCCAAAAATTGAGTCATACTTGAAATTATATTCAACTCAACCAGCAATAAAGCCAAGGATCATCAAACGAAGCACAGAATGACAAACGCATATAGGATaaaaaaaacactaggtgatttcttcccatcggCCCAAGGATgcggcctagtggtcaatgaagtgtgtggagaaccctcaggtctcaggttcaaatcccaatagagaaaaaaaatactaggtgatttcttcccatttgcccgagccttggtggacagagttgaCTGATAGATAGCAGGTACCCGATGGAATAGTCGAGGTGCCCGCAAGCTGCACTGAATACCACCATACataatcaagaaaataaaatgtCAACTTTTTGTAATAGTTGTGAACCAACTACACACACTAATGGATTCCTCATTCCTATACAGCTTTGTCTTCTGCTCCCAATTTAGCAAGGCTTCCAAGGTGGGAGATGCGAGATTTAGCAACAGTCCCTAATCATCATATACTCTCCTGAACTCAAATTCCATACTAACCTAGATCACAAATTTTATTAGTCACTTGTCTCAAGAGAAGTGCTAGGCTTAGAAGATTTCTATAAACTCCTGCCAATGCTACCATATAATGTCTAATCTATGATAAGACCTCACCGCAATATTTccttattacatattatcaatTAGAAAAGTTCCTGTGTGTCTAGAATCCATTACCACAACTCTGCTACGTTCCAGATCACCGCACAATCTCGATTAAAAAAAACTCATTTGCACAAACGCTATAGGCAAAAGTAGCTTCTGAAGCAAAAACAACAAAATGAAGGGAAGGGGATCAAATTTTGACATGCTACAAGTATGCATTGCCCTCATATTGCCAAGTAAACGTACTCTAAGCACAGCCTAAGAGcattccagttttttttttttttttttttttttgggggggggggggggggggggtgtttaaCAAAAGGAACAGTCTAGATTTAAACTAAGAAGTTACGATGCGCCATTTATAAGATTTTCCACAAATCTTTACTTGAAGTGCAGCATCTACACTATGGGAGGCAATCCTGATTCTTcttttttattatattagtattttctGCTATATTAGACTTAACTTTACTATTCTCAGCAGTGAAGATGGTCAGTATGTACTCCAGGGATAAGATTTAATGTAGAAGATATATTCAATGTACTCCAGGGATAAGATTTAATGTAGAAGATatattcattaaaaaaaaattcgaAGCTCTGCCAATAGACCACTAAAACGGATCAAGATTCAAAGTACAGTAAGCATACCATTAATGACTCATGGATTAGATAAACTAGCCAAATCAATTAAACAAACAGAAGTATTTGAAAGAAAAAAGAGGGAGGAAGGAATAAAGAAACCACTGTCCTTACCACGAACGAAAGTATAAAATCCTGAAAATTAACATTTTACCTCCAATTAGCAAGTTGGGGTCCAAAGAAGATTGCTCAGATTGGACTGAAACAGGAAGTCGTGATTGCGGAAGCTGATTAGCAAAAGTGTTGGGATAATCCACTGGCCCAACAGGATGCTCGTTCCTTGAAGAgcttggtttttgattttgcttAATGTTCAGAAATGACTTGCCATCATATTCAACGACTTGATTCCAATTATCATACGCTTTCTTGACCAAAGAATCTACGTATACCTACAAGAACATTTGAAGTCCATAAGAGCTGCCACGTTCTTTATCAAAAGTTAAGCACCACAATTACATAGAATACACTTCAAATTCAACCGCAATTCGATATATTGAGAAAGTCAGCTGAATGAACATCCAGTAATATCAAACCTAAGTAAAACTCAAAGAGAAAAAATAGTCTCATATATGTAAAAGAGATAAAAAACCTTCTGGCTGTCTGAAAGTGAATCTGCAGAATAGTATTGTTCACCCGCTATAAGGCCATTCAGCTCATAAATATTGTTGAAAACAACACCTACATTTCTCGAATCATCGGAATAATAGACATAAAGCTTCCCACTCAAGACACAAGTCTTTGCATGGTCTATTAAAGCTTCCCACATCTTATTTGACATACCGCTTCCAAGGATCTGCCAAAAATACAAGTCATATTGAAGACAAAGTGCAGCGAAATGTAAAGTTAAATTCTATTTCTTTTATTcactttttcctttttataacCCACTAGACACTCACACTTCGTAGTTTCTGCGGGTCTCTAACCACAAGCCTAAGGAAGTCTTCAACAGTAAATATCGCAGCCTTATTTAACCTCTTGTGGAAGGAACCATCCTTGCCAATCTTCTCCAATCTCCAGACCTCGTCATTTAGTGCTGGTGGATAATGTTTCTTGTACACTGCAGGGAGTAAGAAATTCAAACATAGTCAATAACTGTTAATAAGGAAAAGGAGAAAATGACAAACATGGTCCCCTATCTTTGTTAGTAGGCtcaaatagtcccttaagtatcacttgagcagttttggtcctttaagtttgccaaaagtgaGCACTTTTTTCTCtgtgaaaaaataaaatatttaacgGGAACTCACATTTGAAAATGCAGATTTTGTAGTTTATGTTATTTTTGTTCTATTCCAAGAGTCTGGTGAAATTTTTTATGTTACCGTTTCTGGAGTTCTGACAGAAATTTCTGGTGTTTGTAGTTCAATTTTATTTCACCATTCCGGTTAAATTTAACAATTAGAGTTTGGTAAATAGAGAGACCAAAAGTGGTCACTCAAGGACAAAAACTACTCAGTTGATActtaagagactattttgaacctactaccaAAGAAAAGGGACTATTTTCGTCATTTTCTCCAagaaaaagtaacaacaaaaagTTTAGACTAAGCACCCTACATTCTCCACGATGATCTTTAACAGTGAAAGCCTCGGTCTTTGCTTCTCGTATGCGTACTCCTTCACAATATCCAGAAGCAACTTTCATGCCAAGTCTGAACTTCCTGCTCCTTATCCAACTTGAATTATCTGTAAACGTGAGATCCCCCAAAGTTCCAACACCATCCTTGAGTGTAACTTGCAATTCACCAGTTAAAAGGGGTCTCTTTCCTTCACGTTCTTTAACGACATGACTGTCAAATTCTTCTTGCGTCCACCCTTCATCATCTTCATTGTTGAAATCACCTTCCAGCACAACAACATCCAGTTTTATACATGATTCAGGTCCAGTATTCACGAGATGGCCAGTATTTGTGTCAATTAAGACAACATGGATAGCAGCACCATGCTCCCCTTCTACTTTGCCGCCAGTGAACAGAGGCAAAGATAGCCTAGACCTAAACTGAAGCTGCAAGTTTCTTCCATCAGGCCCTTCAATTCTCTTAGGAGATGACCTGAAACCTGAAGATTTTAGGATGGCATCTACTAGAAACTACATTGCATATTCAGTtaaacatagatatatatatatatatattgacaagGTTAAACCTGTTTTGATTGCATATGACCAGAAATGCTTAAAATTTATTAAACCAACCTTGATATGCTTAAGGTTTATCAAGAAACCTGGGATTCAGGGATAGGGTATTTCAAAAATATTTGTCCAGAGCCCTGAGTCTCATAAAATTACTTTTGTTTCTAATATCATGGAAATTCTTGGAAAGCGAATATGCACGTAAAGAAAGAAGTTCAGCATACTCCCTCATCCACTTTTTTGTAAGCATAAATGAAGAATCAATAATAACAAGACAATAAACTGCAACCTTAGGTTTATGTTAATATATTTGAAATTGTTTCATTAGACATGCTCCTTTTATATAACGTGGTGTCCAGACATTGCATGCACCCCAACTGTTCCACCAGCATAGGTAACGATTAACTCTGCCCAAAGCTTAGGCAGATGAAAGGAAAATCACCTGATGTTCTGTCTCACTTAGGATTTAACCCTGATCTCCACAACAAGCTGATATACAGTACTCAAATAAtgtagaaaattttgcatacatcTAGTGCAATAatgtttatttttcattttttgagcACCCCTACCAACCTATGTTTGGGCAGAGTGGAATCCGTTTTTTTATGAAATGTTTACATCTCTGATGCACAACAAACCATTCTGGTGGTATCAGAAAAAAGGTATTTCAGCACTGTTAGCACCAAGAATATATGGCCTATGATCAGGTGGTCAATGAAACTGGTACCGGAAGGCTAGAGTTGCCAAGAGGATACATCTAGCCAGTGGAATAGTCAAGGTGGGCATAAGTTGTCCTGTACACCCTTTATTTTAAAAAGAACAAAAAGCACGAAAGGAGCACATGTCCTCGAAAAAACAAAAAGCACGAAAGGAGCACATGTCCTCGAAAAAACAAAAAGCACGAAAGGAGCACATGTCCTCGAAAATCCTTTCTTTAAATAACGAAAACACGTTTAAAATGATCGCCAAAATCCATTAAAGATGCACAACTAGGAAAGAACACGCAACTTCGCATAGATTACAGTAGCACATAGTTAGAATACTCCACATTCAGAAAAAGAACCACAACATAGCGCACACTGCATCTGCATCTATGTCTTAAAAAAGAAAGTACTAAGCGATGACCAAGAGCGAACTAAAGTATTAAGGATCCTTGAAAATTCTACAAGCATACTTcttaatttcttttgtttttgaaCTTTCTCGATAAATCAATAACCTGAGCTACACACATACTATGCAATATAACCACAGGTGCACATGACCTTCATGTCTTCATCTCTCTCACCTAGAAGGATTTCTTTTCAGACAAAATTTCCCCATTCCTCGTTGATTTCTAGAGGGAGGAGGAAGACGAGGAAAGAAAATGGGGGATGGATTTGGAATTTTTTCAGAAAATAGCTTTTGTAAAATACAAATGATGAGATTGAGGAACTCCCAGGGTGGTCCAAAAGGGTTTAAAACACTAGCTTTGAACACTTAGTTGCCTAAATGAAACCCCGTGAACCGGGGGCAGTAACACAATTTAGTGCAACTACAGGAGTCTTATTTGGCTATTTGGCCTTTTTAAAATAAAGAGGTAGAATTCTCTCACCTAGAAGCATAAAAAtgcaaacaacaaaaaaaatcgaAATAGCATCTATAAGAAAACCACGACTTAAAATGCCAAACAACATAGGTCATAGCCTAACCTTCCACCAACTCTGGCAGGGCCTAATTTAGCCAATGCTCGTTCCACCTCTTCACTAACCTGTTCAGTTCAAATGGTGAAAATCCAATAAGAAGCTTAGACATCGAATAACTGAAATCGCAAAGATAATTTACACCAAATGTTAGAATATTAGATTTTGTACAAATACATGCACACTCTTTATATAGTTATATGTGAAGGGTCATTCATCTTCTCACCCTAATAGCATAATAAACTACGCCTTGGGGAAATGATCCTTGTGCAGAGAAGGgtaccccccaaaaaaaaagaaaaaaaaaaggtataattTCAAAACATAAAGGAAAGAACAAAGCTAGCGTTTATAGTTGAAGGAAGATAACTCTTATAAGAGCAAATATCTACAACCAGTCAAGATGACTTTCCAAGTTCAAGTTCCACATAAAATCGAAAGAAATGCAAACATTAGGACGTAACAAAAAAGCAATGGAGACCTGACGGTTATGAGAGGAATTACTACTCCAGCATTAAACATATTTCAAAGGAATTACTACTCCAGCATTAAACATATTtcagaagagagagagagagagagagagatgacagGTGAAAACCCAAATCCTAATGGTATATATCTTACAACTCTCCGAAGAATCGGCTCCAACGATGAGCAGAGCTTTTGAAGACTATCCACCTTGAGAGCTTCCACAATTACACTGCATAAAATATCATTTAAGACTTGATATCTCAGATTTCTTTTAGGAAGAGAAAATGCATAGAGGTATAGATCTCTAAATGAACATTTAAGCAATATGATGGCACACCACAAGTAAGTAATGACACCAAAGCATGTACTTATTAATCTCCATAACCCTTTGCTTTCCCCCACACAAATAAAAAAGGAacaaccaaaaaacaaaaaagaaaaaaaaagaagcagaAAGAAAATTGTTACAGTTTCGAAATACCCAACAAATCTTGCCTGTCTATTGTTTCCGAGATACCAATAGATGCACATTGAGCAAACTGTTAAGAAACTTATTGTATTATGTGACACAAATGTCAAACATGGATTAATCAAAACTATAAAAAGAAACTCAATATCAGAATATGTGAAAATTTGCACTAGATACATACAAAGACTATAACCAAAAGAAGACCAAAATCACAGTTTACAATTGTGGGATCAAGCAAATATGTCAAAAGAAGAATTCCACAATCTTCCAACAACTAATTTCGGATTGCAAGAGAAACTACTGTAGTAATACTCTGACTAGTTTCTACTGCCTCCGTCCCATTTTAACTATCACTTTAGCTCATTTCACACTCATTAAGAAAACAAGAAATACAAGGGATAGTTTACTAGGTTACCCTTATTTAGTAGATTGATTGTTTCCTCTTAAATACCGTGCATTATTCTTTAATATTAAGGGTATAGTTGGAAACAATAATCAACTTTAGTCTTGAATTCGTAAAGTGACGAATTATTTTCAGCTAAAGGACAGTTAAAATGGGACAGCAGGGAGTAACTTTTACTTCAAAAGGATTAACTTTTTTCAGCAGTTACAATAATGAATCAGCCAAACAGTCAAAAGTATTATTTAGTTTTCTGCATCAAAATCCCAAGTTATAAATTCAGAAAAAAAACACAATTACCACAGTTTCACACCACAGATTCAAATTAAAGTGACTAAAAAAAATGAACTTTTTTTCAGCTGCCTCAAAACTCACCCTTCATATACCACAATTAACAAGAAAAACACATCATAACAGCAACAAAATCACTTCAActcaagaaaaaaatcacaacTTTACCTAGCTAAAGCAGGTCTTTTTCTCTCAGGCTGCTGTTCATCATCATCACCACCACCTTCCAAGTTCCTCTTCATAGATTTAGTCCTCTCCATATACCTAGTCTGCATTTAGACAAATTCTTTTTCCCAAAACAA
Coding sequences within it:
- the LOC132602806 gene encoding probable xyloglucan endotransglucosylase/hydrolase protein 23, with amino-acid sequence MAYFSCTKLLFVICVMVSAFGVAIGGKFNEEFEITWGDGRAKILNNGDLLTLSLDRISGSGFQSKNEYLFGKIDMQLKLVPNNSAGTVTAYYLSSQGPTHDEIDFEFLGNLSGDPYTLHTNVFSQGKGDREQQFHLWFDPTADFHTYSITWNPQRIIFCVDGTPIREYKNAEPIGVSYPKNQPMRIYSSLWDADDWATRGGLVKTDWSQAPFSASYRNFNANACIPNSPSSSCNSNSATSTSNSWLNEELDNTSQERLKWVQKNYMVYNYCTDTKRFPQGFPADCSK
- the LOC132602805 gene encoding calmodulin-binding protein 60 B-like translates to MQTRYMERTKSMKRNLEGGGDDDEQQPERKRPALASVIVEALKVDSLQKLCSSLEPILRRVVSEEVERALAKLGPARVGGRSSPKRIEGPDGRNLQLQFRSRLSLPLFTGGKVEGEHGAAIHVVLIDTNTGHLVNTGPESCIKLDVVVLEGDFNNEDDEGWTQEEFDSHVVKEREGKRPLLTGELQVTLKDGVGTLGDLTFTDNSSWIRSRKFRLGMKVASGYCEGVRIREAKTEAFTVKDHRGELYKKHYPPALNDEVWRLEKIGKDGSFHKRLNKAAIFTVEDFLRLVVRDPQKLRSILGSGMSNKMWEALIDHAKTCVLSGKLYVYYSDDSRNVGVVFNNIYELNGLIAGEQYYSADSLSDSQKVYVDSLVKKAYDNWNQVVEYDGKSFLNIKQNQKPSSSRNEHPVGPVDYPNTFANQLPQSRLPVSVQSEQSSLDPNLLIGGSGYNDSMVARMPSQSPMMNSNPRSQFESTPFAPQQQITSTHQLQNTRYDSNVGLALGPPQPSSFQTQNNLNPFDEFLSEEEIRMRSNEILENDDMQHLLRLFSMGGHHSVNVAEDGYGFPSFMPSPSPGFSYDEDRTRSGKAVVGWLKIKAAMRWGFFVRKKAAERRAQLVELDEE